Proteins found in one Staphylococcus durrellii genomic segment:
- a CDS encoding DUF3991 and TOPRIM domain-containing protein produces MSKNHRVFTSEDKEKARNMDIMEIGEQHGFSFAKDGAKWYHCNEHDSMIIDAKNNSFHWNSQNIHGSGGISFATEVLDYKFQDAMKMLVDGKYNEHDGSNLKENKNTESLKYSINDEKQPNKVKSYLEKERGLHPNLVDWGIKTGVIGQDERNNATFKWLDNDNNIVGVDKRGTSTNKFQQIVQGSKENYGFHIDVLQNKNKPIENFVITESPIDALSYYEAHKGIEQTRVASMSGVKENVLIGHLNEVYKHNRNNFPNDDINVNLTFAVDSDEAGKQFISNFLEKYEYKGEINIDLPQDTKDWNEQLKKDKAITNGEITYEKPQSTNQASKVIDNDKDSEMER; encoded by the coding sequence ATGTCAAAAAATCATAGAGTTTTTACAAGTGAAGATAAAGAGAAAGCACGCAACATGGATATAATGGAAATTGGAGAACAACATGGATTTAGTTTTGCAAAAGATGGGGCTAAATGGTATCACTGTAACGAACATGATTCAATGATTATAGACGCTAAAAACAATTCATTCCATTGGAACTCACAAAATATACATGGTAGTGGTGGAATATCATTTGCTACAGAAGTTCTTGATTATAAATTTCAAGATGCTATGAAAATGTTGGTAGATGGAAAATATAATGAACATGATGGAAGTAATCTTAAAGAAAATAAAAACACAGAATCTTTAAAATATAGTATTAATGATGAAAAACAGCCAAATAAAGTTAAATCCTATTTAGAAAAAGAAAGAGGGTTACACCCTAATTTAGTTGATTGGGGTATCAAAACAGGTGTTATTGGTCAAGACGAACGTAATAATGCAACATTTAAATGGTTAGATAATGATAATAATATTGTTGGTGTAGATAAAAGAGGTACTTCAACTAATAAATTCCAACAAATAGTACAGGGATCAAAAGAAAACTATGGTTTTCACATTGATGTATTACAAAATAAAAACAAACCAATAGAAAACTTTGTTATCACAGAATCTCCTATTGATGCTTTAAGCTATTATGAAGCACATAAAGGTATAGAACAAACAAGAGTAGCATCAATGTCAGGTGTTAAAGAAAATGTATTGATAGGGCATTTAAATGAGGTATATAAACATAATCGTAATAACTTTCCCAATGATGATATTAATGTGAATTTAACTTTTGCAGTAGATAGTGATGAAGCTGGCAAGCAATTTATAAGTAATTTTCTAGAAAAATATGAATACAAAGGGGAAATAAATATAGACTTACCACAAGACACAAAAGATTGGAACGAACAGCTAAAAAAGGATAAGGCGATAACTAATGGAGAAATAACATATGAAAAACCACAATCAACTAATCAAGCATCAAAAGTTATTGATAATGATAAAGATAGCGAAATGGAACGTTAA
- the topB gene encoding type IA DNA topoisomerase, which produces MKVIFAEKPSQARDYAQALGIKSKHDGYIKVKDSDVIQNAVITWGFGHLVSLKLPKEYKSPINTWKIENLPFKPEKFEFKIDKDKNKQFKIVKGLFKDADTLINATDIDREGSNIFYSTLQQTGIKKTEIQRLWINSLVSSEIIKGFRNLNNNSKDYMMYQEAYARQISDYLIGMNLSPLYSILFQKQGYKDTFSIGRVQTPTLYLIYERQLEIESFKPEKFYEVIGEFKAHNGQYKGKAKIKTKDAKDIFLLEEQHHLSQSKQGNITYLETIKKNQKSPKLHSLSTLQSSINKKYKYSPEKTKKIVQVLYERKILSYPRTDSNLITEEEFKYLKTHLEEFKYLYNYNFKTKEDYLSSRKKYVDGSKVQEHHAIIPTSKVPNKEVVENLKEDEKNVLNEVISTTLSMFAEDHIYNETKVETDVNGLIFYSNGKQVVENGWKELFNINIQKKQENDDKAEHLPQLEKNENVHANIKTQEGTTTQPPNYTEGQLIPLMKTCGKNIDDDENSEILKDIQGLGTEATRDSIIKTLKDRNYIIINKNKVYITDKGRLLCESIKGSLLSSATMTAEWEKRLVLIGQGAATIDSFIENTSKFIEKELQEHNQKSEYTNIQVQADKLNQAKQIGKCPNCNKGTLTDKGKVIKCNECEQIFFKNFFKKKLSDKQLKALISNGKTSQKLKFKSKAGKPYEAYLKLEDDKEKGIKRIGLSFN; this is translated from the coding sequence ATGAAAGTTATATTTGCAGAAAAACCATCACAAGCTAGAGATTATGCACAAGCATTAGGAATTAAAAGTAAACATGATGGATATATAAAAGTTAAAGATAGCGATGTTATACAAAATGCTGTAATTACATGGGGCTTTGGACACCTAGTTAGTCTGAAATTACCTAAAGAATATAAATCACCAATAAATACATGGAAAATTGAAAATCTTCCTTTTAAACCTGAAAAGTTTGAATTTAAAATTGATAAAGATAAAAACAAACAATTCAAGATTGTTAAAGGGCTTTTCAAAGATGCAGATACACTAATTAATGCAACTGATATTGACCGAGAGGGAAGTAATATATTTTATTCTACGTTACAACAAACTGGAATTAAAAAAACAGAAATACAAAGATTATGGATAAACTCATTAGTATCTAGTGAAATAATTAAAGGCTTTAGAAATTTAAACAATAATTCAAAAGATTATATGATGTATCAAGAAGCCTATGCTAGACAAATAAGTGATTATCTAATTGGAATGAATTTAAGTCCACTATATTCAATTCTATTTCAAAAGCAAGGATATAAAGATACATTTTCTATAGGTAGAGTACAGACACCCACACTTTACTTAATCTATGAAAGACAACTAGAAATTGAAAGTTTTAAACCCGAAAAATTTTATGAAGTAATAGGGGAATTTAAAGCACATAACGGACAATACAAAGGGAAAGCTAAAATTAAAACAAAAGATGCGAAAGACATTTTTCTTCTTGAAGAACAGCATCATTTAAGTCAAAGCAAGCAAGGTAATATTACTTACTTAGAAACAATTAAAAAAAATCAAAAATCACCCAAATTACATTCGTTATCTACGTTACAATCATCAATAAATAAAAAATATAAATATAGTCCTGAAAAAACCAAAAAAATTGTACAAGTATTATATGAACGAAAAATTTTAAGTTATCCAAGAACAGATAGCAACTTAATTACAGAAGAAGAATTTAAATATTTAAAAACACATTTAGAAGAATTTAAATATTTATATAACTATAATTTTAAAACAAAAGAAGATTATTTATCTTCAAGGAAAAAATATGTAGATGGTAGCAAGGTACAAGAACATCATGCTATTATTCCAACGTCTAAAGTACCAAACAAAGAAGTCGTTGAGAATTTAAAAGAAGATGAAAAGAATGTCCTTAATGAAGTTATATCTACAACTTTAAGTATGTTTGCCGAAGATCACATTTACAATGAAACTAAAGTAGAAACTGATGTGAATGGTCTAATATTTTATTCTAATGGTAAGCAAGTAGTAGAGAATGGCTGGAAAGAGTTATTTAATATAAATATACAGAAAAAACAAGAAAATGATGATAAAGCAGAACATCTTCCACAACTTGAAAAAAATGAGAATGTACATGCTAATATAAAAACACAAGAGGGAACAACAACTCAACCTCCAAACTATACAGAAGGACAATTAATCCCGTTGATGAAAACATGTGGTAAAAACATTGATGACGATGAAAATTCAGAAATACTAAAAGATATACAAGGATTAGGAACAGAAGCCACAAGAGATAGTATTATTAAAACATTAAAAGATAGAAATTATATTATTATCAATAAAAACAAAGTCTATATAACAGATAAAGGTCGTCTACTTTGTGAAAGTATTAAAGGAAGTTTATTATCTAGTGCAACAATGACAGCAGAATGGGAAAAGAGATTAGTATTAATAGGACAAGGTGCAGCTACAATTGATAGCTTCATAGAAAATACAAGTAAGTTTATAGAAAAAGAATTACAAGAACATAATCAAAAATCAGAATATACTAACATTCAAGTACAAGCTGATAAATTAAATCAAGCTAAGCAAATAGGGAAATGTCCAAACTGTAATAAGGGAACACTTACAGATAAAGGCAAGGTCATCAAATGTAACGAATGTGAACAAATATTCTTTAAAAATTTCTTTAAGAAAAAACTGTCTGATAAACAGTTGAAAGCATTGATATCAAATGGGAAAACTTCTCAAAAACTAAAATTCAAAAGCAAAGCAGGAAAGCCATATGAGGCTTATTTAAAACTAGAAGATGATAAAGAAAAAGGGATTAAACGAATTGGTTTAAGTTTTAATTAG
- a CDS encoding ArdC-like ssDNA-binding domain-containing protein translates to MKKQSIESFIKETSQQALNQLDNYFESPENINEYLNFQSQFYKYSSRNQLLIGNQYEGATAVAPYKKWQELGCNVNKGEKAIKILVPQERKTFIRHDQDKKEVVPINKATKEEKEKIKNNEIPVNKQVAFVKGNVFDVQQTNLPKEEYPKVYKELLGEVPNYDEKMNNLKDIATSLGIETRQSQDSMEGAKGFYGESQQGDKVIQLNKNNEEKQNVSTMVHELAHGIMHNGEVKQTQGDKPTEHKEFQAEMTALIVGKYMGLENDDKAIGYVHGYAKDLNNESKLDLMKDVQKTSSSLIKAINGDDAQEIYFEANKNTERAYIKPEEVKNNSMLREDQLYTLQDANYLSQEMNTVISPNFVLHQNNAINVIQSFDYSYSPNQTNLKQDTLYEHIKDYSETESSSVDKAVDKEQNQDKIAQQPNLNIVKDNENIFIQDDDNSIER, encoded by the coding sequence GTGAAAAAACAAAGCATAGAATCATTCATAAAAGAAACATCACAACAAGCTCTTAATCAGTTGGACAACTATTTTGAATCGCCTGAAAACATTAATGAATATTTAAATTTTCAATCACAATTCTATAAATATTCTTCAAGAAATCAATTATTAATTGGTAATCAATATGAGGGCGCAACAGCCGTAGCACCTTATAAAAAGTGGCAAGAGCTAGGTTGTAATGTTAATAAAGGTGAAAAAGCTATAAAAATATTAGTACCACAAGAGCGTAAAACATTTATAAGGCACGATCAAGATAAAAAAGAAGTTGTTCCTATAAATAAAGCAACAAAAGAAGAAAAGGAAAAAATTAAAAATAACGAAATACCAGTTAATAAACAAGTAGCATTTGTTAAAGGAAATGTATTTGATGTTCAACAAACAAATTTGCCTAAAGAAGAATATCCTAAAGTGTATAAAGAATTATTAGGTGAAGTACCTAACTATGATGAAAAGATGAATAATTTAAAAGATATAGCAACTTCATTAGGTATTGAAACTAGGCAAAGTCAAGATAGTATGGAGGGCGCAAAGGGGTTTTATGGTGAATCACAACAAGGTGATAAAGTAATTCAATTAAATAAGAACAATGAGGAAAAACAAAATGTATCTACAATGGTGCATGAATTAGCACATGGAATAATGCACAACGGAGAAGTAAAGCAAACACAGGGTGATAAGCCAACTGAACATAAAGAATTTCAAGCTGAAATGACAGCTTTAATAGTTGGTAAGTATATGGGGTTAGAGAATGATGATAAGGCTATAGGCTATGTGCATGGGTACGCTAAAGACCTCAACAATGAAAGTAAACTAGATTTAATGAAGGACGTTCAAAAAACATCAAGCAGCTTAATCAAAGCTATTAATGGCGATGATGCACAAGAAATATACTTTGAAGCTAATAAAAACACAGAACGAGCATATATTAAGCCAGAAGAAGTTAAAAATAATTCAATGTTAAGAGAAGATCAATTATATACCTTACAAGACGCCAATTATCTATCGCAAGAAATGAATACAGTTATTAGCCCGAATTTTGTATTACATCAAAACAATGCTATTAACGTAATTCAATCGTTCGATTATAGTTATTCACCAAACCAAACGAATTTGAAACAAGATACACTATATGAACATATTAAAGACTATAGTGAAACAGAAAGTAGTTCAGTCGATAAAGCTGTTGATAAAGAACAGAATCAAGATAAAATTGCTCAACAACCAAATCTCAATATTGTTAAAGACAATGAAAATATATTTATACAAGATGATGATAATTCAATTGAAAGGTAG
- the mobP2 gene encoding MobP2 family relaxase — protein sequence MAPKIVTKKQFEQATNKKDYKNFLKYMDREEAKNPNDKSINYDIYISYVFDIEKTDNMFNNETNHMDKGEVEKLGKDFNNSQKNGGIMWKDVISFDNSVLVQEGLYDEKTGLLDEQKFKTATRKMMETFEKKEGLSNNTSWGASIHYNTDNIHIHVATVEKNVSKDRGKVKQSTIDDMKSTFANDVFDISGERKAINEFIRDRVVKGIKEQDSPNYDKNLKKQFKKIHETIQDIPKNNWQYNNNVMKNIRPEIDKFTNMYIEKYQPKEFKEFNKKLEQQSEIYKSTYGDNSNYKQYIDTKMSDLYQRSGNTILKEIKEYDGKISFKKGDSENKKVSKPNTNIKQEFHNRMYTSAAIFNLKHNLRSDFDKDKNIKQYDYEFGIDKTNER from the coding sequence ATGGCTCCAAAAATTGTAACAAAAAAACAGTTTGAACAAGCTACTAACAAAAAAGATTATAAAAACTTCTTGAAGTACATGGATAGAGAAGAAGCTAAAAATCCAAATGATAAATCAATCAATTATGATATATATATTAGTTATGTTTTCGATATAGAAAAAACAGATAACATGTTCAATAATGAAACAAATCATATGGATAAAGGTGAGGTAGAAAAATTAGGTAAAGATTTTAATAATTCACAAAAAAATGGTGGGATAATGTGGAAAGATGTTATTTCATTTGATAATAGTGTTTTAGTTCAAGAAGGTCTTTATGATGAAAAAACTGGATTATTAGATGAACAAAAATTCAAAACTGCAACAAGGAAAATGATGGAAACATTTGAAAAAAAAGAAGGATTATCTAACAATACTTCTTGGGGTGCTTCAATACATTACAATACAGATAATATTCATATTCATGTAGCAACTGTAGAAAAAAATGTTTCTAAAGATAGAGGGAAAGTTAAGCAATCTACAATTGATGATATGAAGTCTACATTTGCTAATGATGTATTTGATATATCAGGAGAAAGAAAAGCAATAAATGAATTTATTAGAGATAGAGTTGTAAAAGGTATTAAAGAACAAGATTCACCTAATTATGATAAAAATTTAAAAAAGCAATTCAAAAAAATTCATGAAACCATACAAGATATACCCAAAAATAATTGGCAGTATAATAACAATGTTATGAAGAATATCAGACCAGAAATTGATAAATTTACAAATATGTATATAGAAAAATATCAGCCAAAGGAATTTAAAGAATTTAATAAAAAGTTAGAACAACAATCGGAAATTTATAAATCAACTTATGGGGATAATTCAAACTATAAGCAATATATTGATACTAAAATGAGCGATTTATATCAAAGATCAGGTAATACTATATTAAAAGAAATCAAAGAATATGATGGTAAGATTTCATTTAAAAAAGGTGATTCAGAAAATAAAAAAGTTAGTAAACCTAACACTAATATTAAACAAGAGTTTCATAATAGAATGTATACATCAGCAGCTATATTTAATTTAAAACACAACTTACGCTCGGATTTTGATAAAGACAAGAATATTAAACAATATGACTATGAATTTGGTATTGATAAAACTAATGAAAGATAA
- a CDS encoding CHAP domain-containing protein, translated as MNENGTAKNAIKKGAKGAKKVLKAVSKVKGIAMWKVWLTVGAALLAILLVTAIVGAVTVLISDELEKQQKQADNSGGCKVTGGDVDDSGIATFEKNAKGGALEGKSEYMVKSAKKHKIDPKIFMAIVAHETGYGKSEAVKTHNNVAGMMGSGELFKFDSIEDGIDAAAKNLYDLYFSKGLTTVEKIQKKYAPIGVSNDPTNLNSNWTPTIKKIMNSLGEDDKKSTSKVSCDSDVPTGKSIEKLKKVVKKNGGKLPKTKHKVFEPNTYNYKECTWYVYNRRKELGLPVTLTFGNGGDWVKKAKAQGYKTGKEPKVGAMVSWPYNSEDFGSTVYGHIAFVEEVKKNGEIRVSEHNIKPFAYGERTFKPKKDLTFIY; from the coding sequence TTGAATGAAAACGGAACAGCTAAAAATGCCATAAAAAAAGGGGCAAAAGGCGCAAAAAAAGTTTTGAAAGCTGTTTCAAAAGTTAAAGGAATAGCAATGTGGAAAGTATGGCTAACAGTTGGTGCAGCACTGTTAGCCATTCTTCTTGTTACTGCTATAGTTGGCGCAGTTACGGTATTAATTTCAGACGAATTAGAGAAACAACAAAAACAAGCTGATAATAGTGGAGGTTGTAAAGTAACTGGCGGTGATGTAGATGATTCAGGTATTGCGACTTTTGAAAAAAATGCTAAAGGTGGCGCTTTAGAGGGCAAAAGTGAGTACATGGTAAAGAGTGCTAAAAAACATAAAATAGACCCCAAAATTTTCATGGCAATTGTAGCGCATGAAACAGGTTACGGAAAGTCGGAAGCAGTTAAAACACATAATAATGTTGCCGGTATGATGGGTAGTGGAGAGTTATTTAAATTTGATTCTATAGAAGATGGAATTGATGCAGCAGCTAAAAACTTATATGACTTGTATTTCAGTAAAGGTTTAACGACTGTAGAGAAAATACAAAAGAAATACGCGCCGATAGGTGTATCAAATGATCCTACTAACTTAAATAGTAATTGGACTCCAACAATTAAAAAAATAATGAATTCACTAGGAGAAGATGATAAAAAAAGCACTTCAAAAGTCAGCTGTGATAGTGATGTTCCAACTGGTAAATCTATTGAAAAACTTAAAAAAGTTGTTAAGAAAAATGGAGGTAAATTACCTAAAACAAAACATAAAGTCTTTGAACCTAATACCTATAATTATAAAGAATGTACTTGGTATGTATATAACCGAAGAAAAGAATTAGGGCTACCAGTTACACTAACATTTGGCAATGGTGGAGATTGGGTTAAAAAAGCAAAAGCACAAGGTTATAAAACAGGTAAAGAGCCAAAAGTTGGCGCAATGGTTTCATGGCCTTACAATTCCGAAGATTTTGGAAGTACAGTATATGGGCATATAGCTTTTGTAGAAGAAGTTAAAAAGAACGGAGAAATAAGAGTTAGTGAACATAATATTAAACCTTTTGCTTATGGAGAAAGAACGTTCAAACCGAAAAAAGATTTAACATTTATCTATTAA
- a CDS encoding VirB4 family type IV secretion system protein, giving the protein MASLYEKLKSRRNIKNSANTDSEYRIEDFDLEFLQEIQPKGGYSYKNDFYVRKGTGYETCITIYETPTDVDDFWLGQLMTLDKTIVSIDMRTKQRQEIKSNLSKGITEYIDRMHNDKDAVSRGEAKEGYQELSELLTSIRNGGEVIKECIIRIFINGKTIDDVDKQIKDITSFLNAVDFKGAVYMNEQKYELKSLTMSLTQQKDMLPRVTKDIPSSTIAAGVPFHSVSANDPLGTYYGTSDTGGNIILDLFHKDKRRTSYDGVLVGSKGAGKSHTLKKIVLEEAIQGNRVRTIDSTGEFINLIENLGGKTISLDGTDGMINPFDVHAVSVKETKDDLGQLVSEVDESTSFNQHKQKLSTFYGLMNPDAEVKDKQLFRVLLDKFYQDKGLWKTGDNSSITNLPSEKYPTFSDFLEFIQSNLYTDKETRTVNSNLSKERVKEYEAIELTIEDIISSNGTIFDGHTTIENFKEYPIINFSIRQLNAMGDDVKKAQLFNVMNLLFDEMVYFGTPQFQAFNRRELKFEDAVKYRLIFDEAHNLISASETDAPVVDKCEKFIREDRKYFAGFIFASQDIKDFIPEGAEQKNIAKVKTLFSQTTYRFIMRQDTSNVEKLSQIFSSELSNSELAQIPQLSLGQTILNIAGVRNIKFNIEMTEEEDDLFGGGA; this is encoded by the coding sequence ATGGCTAGTTTATATGAAAAACTTAAAAGCAGAAGAAATATTAAAAATAGTGCAAATACTGATTCAGAGTATAGAATAGAAGATTTTGATTTAGAGTTTTTACAAGAAATACAGCCCAAAGGTGGCTATTCATACAAAAATGATTTTTATGTAAGAAAAGGAACTGGTTATGAAACTTGTATAACAATTTATGAGACACCAACTGATGTAGATGATTTTTGGTTAGGGCAACTTATGACATTAGACAAAACGATTGTTTCAATTGATATGAGAACAAAACAAAGACAAGAAATAAAAAGTAATTTGAGCAAAGGTATAACAGAGTATATAGACCGTATGCACAACGATAAAGATGCCGTTTCAAGAGGTGAAGCAAAAGAGGGGTATCAAGAATTATCTGAGTTATTAACAAGTATTCGTAATGGTGGAGAGGTTATTAAAGAATGCATAATTAGAATATTTATTAATGGTAAGACAATTGATGATGTAGATAAACAAATAAAAGATATAACAAGTTTTTTAAACGCAGTAGATTTTAAAGGTGCTGTCTATATGAACGAACAAAAATATGAATTAAAATCATTGACTATGAGTTTAACTCAACAAAAGGATATGTTACCGAGAGTCACAAAAGATATACCGTCCTCAACAATAGCTGCTGGTGTTCCATTTCACAGTGTTTCAGCTAATGACCCTTTAGGGACTTATTACGGGACATCAGATACAGGAGGTAACATAATACTAGATTTATTCCATAAGGATAAAAGACGTACTTCATATGACGGTGTACTAGTTGGATCTAAAGGCGCTGGAAAATCACATACACTTAAAAAAATAGTGTTAGAAGAAGCGATACAAGGAAACAGAGTTAGAACAATTGATTCTACTGGAGAATTTATTAATCTAATAGAAAATTTAGGAGGTAAAACAATATCATTAGATGGAACAGACGGAATGATAAACCCTTTTGATGTACATGCCGTATCAGTAAAAGAAACAAAAGATGATTTGGGTCAATTAGTTTCAGAGGTAGATGAATCAACTTCATTCAACCAACATAAGCAAAAATTAAGTACATTTTATGGACTTATGAATCCAGATGCAGAGGTAAAAGATAAACAGCTTTTCAGAGTATTATTAGATAAATTTTATCAAGATAAAGGATTGTGGAAAACAGGTGACAATTCCAGTATTACTAATCTCCCATCTGAAAAATACCCAACGTTTTCAGATTTCCTTGAATTTATTCAATCAAATTTATATACAGATAAAGAAACTCGCACAGTAAACTCAAATTTATCAAAAGAAAGAGTTAAAGAATATGAAGCTATTGAATTAACGATAGAAGATATTATAAGTAGTAACGGAACAATATTTGATGGACATACGACAATAGAAAATTTCAAAGAATATCCAATTATTAACTTTTCTATTAGACAATTAAATGCTATGGGCGATGATGTAAAAAAAGCCCAATTGTTTAATGTTATGAACTTATTATTTGATGAAATGGTTTATTTTGGAACACCACAATTTCAAGCATTTAATAGACGTGAATTAAAATTTGAAGATGCAGTAAAATATCGCCTTATATTTGATGAAGCTCATAATTTAATTTCAGCTTCCGAAACAGATGCGCCAGTTGTAGATAAATGTGAAAAATTCATTCGTGAAGATAGAAAATATTTTGCTGGATTTATATTTGCATCACAAGATATTAAAGACTTTATTCCAGAGGGCGCAGAACAAAAGAACATTGCAAAAGTAAAAACATTGTTCTCTCAAACAACATATAGATTTATTATGCGTCAAGATACTTCTAATGTAGAAAAATTAAGTCAAATATTCTCAAGTGAGTTAAGTAATTCAGAATTAGCTCAAATACCACAACTAAGTTTAGGTCAGACAATATTAAATATAGCTGGAGTAAGAAACATTAAATTTAATATTGAAATGACAGAAGAAGAAGATGATTTATTCGGTGGAGGTGCTTAA
- a CDS encoding DUF5592 family protein, translating to MENKIPENTNVEAKLFKFLYMKDLAVILLVLGLIYILYAMAIIPPEYTGFAWIFGIAYAIILVVRPFATNPKRRNYRALLITIKKDRNVYEEIPAYLVEKYKEENSNANVQAKRTYKDVLNKSE from the coding sequence ATGGAAAATAAAATACCTGAAAATACTAATGTAGAAGCAAAACTATTCAAATTTCTTTATATGAAAGACCTTGCAGTAATACTTTTAGTATTAGGTTTAATTTATATATTGTACGCCATGGCCATCATACCACCTGAATATACAGGGTTTGCGTGGATATTTGGCATTGCATATGCCATTATTCTTGTAGTTAGACCTTTTGCTACTAATCCTAAAAGACGTAACTATAGAGCATTATTAATAACTATTAAAAAAGATAGAAATGTTTATGAAGAAATACCAGCGTATTTAGTAGAAAAATATAAGGAGGAAAATTCTAATGCCAATGTTCAAGCAAAACGTACTTACAAAGACGTCCTCAACAAATCAGAATGA